Proteins encoded in a region of the Puniceibacterium sp. IMCC21224 genome:
- a CDS encoding DNA polymerase III subunit gamma/tau produces MSDSVKYQVLARKYRPETFTDLVGQDAMVRTLKNAFQADRIAQAFIMTGIRGTGKTTTARIIAKGMNCIGADGTSGPTTEPCGTCEHCKAIMEGRHVDVMEMDAASNTGVANIREIIDSVHYRTASARYKVYIIDEVHMLSTGAFNALLKTLEEPPAHVKFIFATTEIRKVPVTVLSRCQRFDLRRIEPEVMIALLRRIAASEQAEIHDDALALITRAAEGSARDATSLLDQAISHGAGETTAAQVRAMLGLADRGRVLDLFDLIMKGDAAGALTELSAQYAEGADPMSVLRDLAEVTHWISVVKITPEAAEDPTIGPDERIRGQGMALALGMRPLTRMWQMLLKSLDEVASAPNAMMAAEMAVIRLTHVAELPSPEDLVRKLQNTPPLPAAASLTSSAPQPGGGGTQARVPAVAPVARTTGSGGQGGDQRGNAVQALAVDPALDRYPSFDHVVELIRSNRDGKLLADVETDIRLAAYQPGRIEFTPTDRASADLAQRLGTALQRWTGNRWAVTLVNGCDAATIDERRNAADTALKAEAAAHPLVQAALAAFPKSRISAVRTPEALAIAVQADALPEVEDEWDPFEDE; encoded by the coding sequence ATGTCCGACTCCGTTAAATATCAGGTCCTCGCCCGCAAGTACCGCCCCGAGACGTTTACCGACCTCGTTGGTCAGGATGCCATGGTACGCACGCTAAAGAACGCCTTTCAGGCGGACCGGATCGCACAGGCGTTTATCATGACCGGCATTCGCGGCACCGGCAAAACCACCACCGCGCGGATCATCGCCAAGGGGATGAACTGTATCGGAGCGGACGGCACCAGCGGGCCGACAACCGAACCTTGCGGCACCTGCGAACATTGCAAGGCGATCATGGAAGGCCGCCATGTCGATGTGATGGAGATGGACGCCGCGTCCAACACCGGGGTCGCCAATATCCGCGAAATCATCGATTCCGTACATTACCGCACCGCCTCGGCCCGCTACAAAGTCTACATCATCGACGAAGTTCACATGTTGTCGACCGGTGCGTTCAATGCCCTGCTCAAAACACTCGAAGAGCCCCCCGCCCATGTAAAGTTCATCTTTGCCACGACCGAGATTCGCAAAGTCCCCGTCACTGTGCTGTCGCGGTGCCAGCGGTTCGATCTGCGCCGGATCGAACCCGAGGTGATGATCGCCCTGCTGCGCCGCATTGCAGCCTCGGAGCAGGCTGAAATCCATGATGACGCGCTGGCACTGATCACCCGTGCCGCCGAAGGGTCGGCGCGCGATGCGACGTCGCTGCTCGATCAGGCGATCAGTCACGGCGCGGGCGAAACCACCGCCGCGCAGGTGCGCGCCATGTTGGGGCTGGCGGATCGGGGCCGGGTTCTGGACCTGTTCGATCTGATCATGAAGGGTGACGCCGCTGGCGCACTGACCGAACTGAGCGCGCAATATGCCGAAGGTGCGGACCCGATGTCTGTCCTGCGGGATCTGGCCGAGGTGACGCACTGGATTTCGGTGGTCAAGATCACGCCCGAGGCCGCCGAGGATCCGACCATCGGGCCGGATGAACGCATTCGCGGTCAGGGAATGGCGCTGGCGCTGGGGATGCGACCGCTGACCCGGATGTGGCAAATGCTGCTCAAATCTCTGGACGAGGTGGCATCGGCCCCCAATGCGATGATGGCCGCCGAGATGGCGGTGATCCGGCTGACGCATGTCGCCGAACTGCCGTCCCCCGAGGATCTGGTGCGCAAGCTGCAGAACACGCCGCCTCTGCCTGCGGCGGCATCTTTGACCTCCTCTGCCCCTCAGCCGGGTGGCGGTGGAACTCAGGCGCGCGTGCCCGCCGTTGCGCCTGTCGCCAGAACGACCGGGTCGGGTGGTCAGGGCGGGGATCAACGGGGCAACGCGGTGCAAGCGCTGGCGGTTGATCCCGCACTGGATCGGTATCCCAGCTTTGACCATGTAGTCGAACTGATCCGCAGCAACCGCGATGGCAAACTTCTGGCCGATGTTGAAACCGACATACGGCTGGCCGCTTATCAGCCGGGGCGCATCGAATTCACCCCGACGGACCGCGCATCGGCGGATCTGGCGCAACGGCTGGGCACCGCGCTTCAGCGCTGGACCGGGAACCGCTGGGCGGTGACGCTGGTCAATGGCTGCGACGCTGCGACAATCGACGAGCGCCGCAATGCCGCCGATACGGCACTCAAGGCCGAGGCCGCCGCGCATCCGCTGGTGCAGGCCGCCCTTGCCGCCTTTCCCAAGTCGCGGATCAGCGCAGTGCGCACACCCGAAGCCCTGGCCATCGCGGTGCAGGCCGACGCCCTGCCCGAAGTCGAGGATGAATGGGACCCGTTCGAGGACGAGTGA